The window CCCAATGAATGTGTATACAGTGCATGGTTACCCATCATATCTAGTAACAACAATGCTGTCCACCAGCATGACAGAGCGTATAGCGACAGCAGACCAAGAGACACATGAGAACAATAAGTGAAAAACTTACCACCAAATCATTCTTTCCTATAACAAGAGCCATGTCTAACTGTCTGAAGCCAAGTttgaaattagaaaaaaattgctGCAAGCAGGATTCAAACTCACACTATCAAAAATGGTAGATCAGCACTATAACACCTGCGCTCATTGATTGCCTTCTGACAGTCAGAATAATTGTGGAGATAGTTAATCTCTATGCTTTATCAGCACATTTGACGACCTCTCACAGCATGCTAGACTGTCTGAGTACTAGTGGTAGCAAAATGACAGGACAAGTAAAATCTAAGGCAATTATCACCATTAGTGGGTGATCAGAGAGCAACAGCCTAGATGTCTATTTCATACATGCTGTCAGAACAGACACTAAGACTACAAATAAGAGTCTTTTATTTCACAGGAGCAATATGTCAGATATCGGTGTTAGCTTAGCAATAAGATATTTAGGAGTGAACACGGCTGTAAATTATATACAATGGAAGTAGTGAAGGCCCAAGTGAAAGAATATTGGTGGAAGTCTGTGTTGTTATTCACCGATACGGATATGGCTGCATTCGAACATTTGGTCTCATCTGAGAGCTTCGGGATGGTCCTCCCATATTTATGGTAGGAACTGGCGCTACAGCATACAATAAAACcaaatatagcaataaaatttCCACAAAAGTGTTCAGATTGCTAAAAGTAATAAAGATTAGGAACAACCATTGGCTCATGCCAATGGTTGGCTCAACCCTCCTTCTTCTGTCCCCTCAGTCTACCTTGATTGGTGGTAGCGAGGTAGGCGTGACAGTTAGACCATTCATCTAGCACCAAGTCTAATAGCTGGACAGAAATAAGTGTTAGAGTTGGTAGATCTGGAATATCTTGCGGCAAAAACTGGCTTTTGACGAAAAATATGATGTGAATATGTTGACTTCGTGAAATTTTTAGCAGAATTTAAGAACAAGACTAATTCAGATtctttttcataaataaatagaattTTCTGTTTAAGTTAGAGAACTGAGACTTGTTAATATCACACATATCTTAGAGGTCAAATCAGCAGCCATTACTTTTCATTCTAAAATAATACACTGCATGAATATAGTGACTAGATCACTAAACACGATAAGTCAGTCAATTGTATCTAAGAGCAGCCTTGGACACATTAAATAGCAGACAACTCCTGATCATAATGTTTCGCTGCACAAACACCCGCTATGTGTTATTATGTGCCGCTGTGTGACTTAGCTGAGCTGATGATCTTCCAATATCACCATCTCGATAAGAaatgattttaaatatttgaactcGACTGGTATTttcattgaaaaaattattattgtaaaaatgcTGGCataggagttgtctacactaCTAAAATATTGATTTAGTTCTAAGTACAGTCACTGTTGGCTGTATGAATGTCAGACCATGATACTGCCAAGGGGTAACTGCAAGTGGGCCAGAGTTCCATATACATATAGCCTGAATCTTTGTAATTGGATCTATTACTCAGGCCAAAACACTAAAACACTTGCTATGATGAGAATCTCCTTCAAGCAGTTTGGTGTAACAAATACATCTGAATGATTTATATTTGACAGGATCCCATCATGTACATCAGTACAATTTAATAGACTTTTAATATAGCAATAATGCATGGTAACTCAGGGTCAGTTTGTCGTcaaatttgaaaagaaaatcTGCAAATGACAGTCATACCATAAATTTCACTATTTTCTTAAAATAAAAACCTGCAGATTTCCAATTACTTTAATTGAACAtgtgaaaagaaagaagagGTCTGTCGACACAAATAAGGCAAGGGAAAGGAGTATAGTACCTCGCTGCATGAGATTGTGGTGCGGCGGTAATTCATTACGCATAGTCTGGTGTTGCGCTACTACCGGCATGGAGGGCCTCGGGTCAACCAGACCCTTGCCATGAGCTGTTGCTGCCACTAAGGCTTTTGTATCCTGCTTGGAGTATGACTCTGGAATCCTTCTCTGGCCTGACAAAGAGAAGACATAGACAAGAGATCATTGGGTATTAACGATGTTACAGACTGTAGACATAATATATACTGTTGTCCAAACTTGATAACTACCTACACTATAACACAGAATCAAACAGAAGCTGTTTTACGACTTTAAAATTACAACTCTGAACAAATTACAACTTAAAAAAAACTCATGATTTCAAAACTTTACTAATAGGTGCCTTGACATACAAATGTACGCTGCAAAATTCCATCAAATATGTCAATCTAGAGACCAAAAGATATCTCCAGCATGTGATGTTCAATTTTTCTCGAACCCAGCAGTGTAGCAAATGAAAGGGATGAGTTTGAAAGCAAATATAACATGACACAAAAAATCTGAAATCACTTCTTTATTCTTTCATTTTCTACACCTCTTAATAATTGATTATTGTAGTGCTATTGATTATTGTAGTGCTATTGATTATTGTAGTGCTATTGATTATTGTAGTGCTATTGATTATTGTAGTGCTATTGATTATTGTAGTGTTATTGATTATTGTAGTGCTATTGATTATTGTAGTGCTATTGATTATTGTAGTGCTATTGATTATTGTAGTGCTATTGATTATTGTAGTGCTATTGATTATTGTAGTGTTATTGATTATTGTAGTGCTATTGATTATTGTAGTGCTATTGATTATTGCTATTGATTATTGTAGTGCTATTGATTACATAATTACCCGTAGTATTTACTAAGGAACTGTTTTAGGTTTTTGGACTGTGGAACGAATAAATGAATTATAGTGTACTCTGATGAAAGAACTTGACTCAACATGCGATGGACTTAACTTTTGAAGCAGGTTCCAGAACTAAATCCTGtatgcagaggtttgactgcGCTGTGTCAACAATTACTAATAGTAATTTATAAGATTTCTAGAAGTTATCTGCTCCTCACTCACTCAAccatttattattatatctcaGAGTTCTGTGAATGCTCTAGTAATACTGCTCTATAAGGCTACGAGGGACCTGTAGCTCTGATTGGTTATTGATGGCAAATTGTGGGACTTTATTATTTCCCTCACGTTTGATATTGAAAGATACAACATATCCTAAATATCtgagtttattttttgttaaccccaccaataaatatgaaaaaaatgtattCTATGTTAGTCTTTAACACGGGATAGAAACTAATATTGAAAAAGAGTAAGATATGGTTAAACAATCAACTGATGACATTTTAAATGGAACAACATTATAGTCCAGGATGTTTCTAGTCGACCATCTTTAATGCTTTAAATAACCAGCAAGCTGTTGAGAGTGTGAGACGTCAATAATGAGCTGCCGACTTCAACCTAAATATGCTTGCAGTTTATATACAATTAaacaacatttactataataagggccgtGTCTATCTGAAGCCACACTTGAAgagttaggaaaaaatattgcctAGCACAGAAATCGAACCCATATAGTCAGGCTCAGAGTTAATCGCACTACTGCTACACCCCTCAATCACCCTGCTACATCATGGAGTAATTATGCGTGTAGTTATTACACACGCCAATCTCTTACGACATTCaggactaccagggtactagtcgatatatataaatctcaaagccTGTCATTcggtctgtccagttatagctatcaAATTCTCGGAATGAAAGATCAGCTTTGTGCTAGATTCgatcttggaacctcccattcaACAGGCGATaatctaaccaattaagctacgcgagatgAAATTAATTCATTAGGCGATAGGAGTCGTTATCTCGGGTAAACACCGCATAGTGTTCAGCGTTAACCCTTTCACAGGCGAGTTTTTTGGGCTATTTAAGACCCCTGGGCaagttaatttttcaaaaatcaatttaaaaaaaccaTTGATActcttatttatgatattgtaaacgtgtatgtttttatgatacaggtaaatacaaataaacctGTTTCAAGTTAATTCTTCATACAACTGTTTCTCTAGCTATGGTACTTTTAGAAGCATTTGCCTTTGCAGAGGCCTACACCGCAGTCTTGACACCATGCGCTTATTATTGTTGCTCTATAGCTTTGCCTTTGCCTATAGCCTTTGGAGGACGCCACGGcagtaaaagaaagttgttgcactctgggaaaacattcagaaagcagaaacaaaagcagaaacaagctacaaacaaaattcccaattttatttaaagacgtttctatttgttttttggatttttgttcgcttagtattgcaaaaatgaTCATTTTTTCTCTCAAAATGGCTTATCTTTTGtttgctaacagagaccaatctattgtagtttactattggtaaaaaaaactgaacaaaaaAAGGCACTAAGCCAACCggaaatcaatttataaaagaACGTTCTAGTGGCGACATAATCGTCGCTCTGCCCATTatcgtcagtatcgcaaaacgacaataatgtcgttatgcctgcaaaagggttaagtaatgtcactaaagcttgctctcacggctcttattactaagtttagcaatacggatatgagcttactcaaattagccattggcaatgtgccaggctaatggcaagttgCAAGCAACTACATaatctgccactgtttataagctgttttaatacccgtgcaacgccggacattcagcTAGTTGTAGATAAAATCTTAACAGGCAGGATATCTATACAGTACCTACCTTCTTCACTGCGATGGTCATCCcttttactctgtatgtgtgtGCAGAGGGAGGACGTACTCTTGTTTAGAGCGTTTATCTGCTTTGTTGTAGCGTCTGTTGTCAGAATAGATGTTTTGTCTGACacagattttattttttgttccaCATCAATTTCCTGTTTGGTTCTGAGATAATCCGGTACAACTTCGTGGTTAAAAGCACTCATTCGGTTTTCCGTCAGTTTCTAGAAAATGAAGTCATCACAGATTTATCATGAAGAAATACGCAAACAAAATAACAGAGAATCAACAAAAGAACTAACTCTACTAGTACTTGAATAGCAGCATGCTAGCATAAATTAGAAGTTGCGACGCCTTGTTGTTAGTAACAAATGGGCTCAGCATGCgcaataaaaacaatcagaataAAGCTGTTGCGTATCTGTATCAGGGCTACTATTGGAGAATAGGTCTGTATCAGGGCTACTATTGGAGAGCAGGTCTGTATCATGACTACTATTGTAGAGTAGATTATACAGCAAGCTGGTAGTAAATGATTCCAAACCTGAAAGCTTTACTGATAAGTAAAGCCTTACTGATGAGTAGAGCTTAGCGATTTCCAGAAATCAAAAGACGATTTGATATTGCAAATTTGCAATATCAAATCGACATATATCGCAAACCATCTATTTATAGACGATTCCCGATATATCGTGatattatcaatatataaaaaacttaaatttgtattaatatttttttgtatatttaacTTAAATAGAAACTCTTTGGTGTTCATAATAATCAGAAATATTTCATGAATGCCTGTGTGGGTGGAAGGCCATGCaatgagcttattataagactagaaggCCGGTGCATTTTAGTTTCGGCATCGCTCACTCTGAAAATTATCAGGTGTGTGATAAATCGCCATTACACGATTATACTGTACTATTTATACTATCTGCGATCGCTCTTTAAATGGTGGCGATTTTCAAATCTACCTTCAAAGTCGCCACCTACCAAGTAAATCGGCATATCACAAAGTTCTGCTAATAAAGCTTCAAGTCTGTGAGCTGATTTGATGAATTTAAGATTTGGTTGTTACAGAGACAATAATATTCTAATATTCAGAGACATCATATTGAGTAAACATCTCTAATAGTTGATGAACAATATTTTAGGTTATCGCAAAAAGCTGAGCAACAAGTAAACAAATTTTGCTAAGATAGCGAGCCTACTTTTACCAACGCTGCTGTCTGAATAGCTTTACTTGCTTCTATAGATGATGAACCAATCAGATATAACATGGGCAGTGATAAGTAAGTGTGCCCTACAAAAGGCATCAGCAAACAATCTGACATAGTAACCAAAAGCCTATCGATTATAGTACATATAGCTTGAGAGAcatcaaactttttaaaaactgttaccTCTAAGGCAACATCTCTGTCAGGATTTAGCTGTATAGGAACAAATACATAGTTCTTGAGCGGAGCGAGGCGGTCTGAGGCTAGCATTTTGTGGAACGAGTTGATTTGACTAGAGAGGAGTGCAAAACTGTCAAGTACACTGGGCCAGCTCAATGTTTCATGCTCATGGTCGAGTTTGTAGAGGAACTGATTGATGGACGCTTTGATTTCATTCACTTGCTGAATCATACTGTCAAGAGATTGCTCCAACTTAATCTCTTCAGCTTTCTGTAAAGAAGTCATCAGCACACAATTTTAACCGGTAACTCCCACAACAAACTAATGATCAATTAACAAGAAAAATGATGGTTTTAAGCTAACAACATGATAATCTCTTTAACAGGAAGTAGTTAGGATAGAAACATATGTGACaatataccataaaacttctatttgaacgccgtggtgctctatttttcaacccttcccctaaatagtggtggtcaaatagaggtggcattcaaataaaggtggcattcaatttgaggttttacggtatattacgGAGATGGGCACTCGAGTAAACATGCTTGCTCGAGTAAGCCTTAAGGCTCAATCACAACTGAATAGAATTGATTCTCTAGTATCATCCACTTACTGGCGAATTGGATCAGTTCATCCAACCAGTAAGAATTGAATTGGCTCTCCGCTGTCAGAATAAATGAACTGATTCTATTCTTTATTTTGAATAGGCAAAACGACTCGAGTCAAAATGCACCAATGCTTCcctttattattactacctctATGATTATCACTGCGTTGAAGGAAAAACCATAACAGGCAGCAAGATCTGGAGTAaaccaatattttatttgatgcGCGCTCAAGCAAAGTTGTCAGTGTAGTCCAATGTTGCCAGTGGCACACATTTTCACCCTAACTCGATATTGCtgcatacattttatttgttgataatatatactaatatagtaTAGCTATGTAGTTTGCCTTCGCACTAGTCATCCAAAAAGATctgcatatttttatgcttagaTATATTGTCATgattgtatttattgttttttctttATGAATACTTGCCCTAGCACTTTCTCTACAGAAAGATTTTATAATGACTTAatatgttttcaatgtttttgtatatgTACTAATGCCCTTAATGACTCACATTAGTGCCTATACAAAAAACATTGATCATGAATTACAGAATTAACAGATCTACCTAAAACtgccacaataaatttaggatgttgggttatcattttgccaaaaaaacaAACCAGTTAGTTTTTCCTTTACTCATATATCCCAGTACAAAATCAGTTTTCAATTTCTTTTACCTCCGGTTTAAGAaagatgaaaagaaaaattgtaaacaGCGACCTAAACGTATGTCCGCTAGTAAAATTCTTCAACACGGGACTTGAGATATTTCTGAcaattatattttcatataaGAGTGTGTCTGCGTTTCAACGGTCAACCCGCAAAAAAGATAGCGTTTTTATTTTGCCGGTTTCACTAAATTACAACAATATATAAAATTCCTTTTGTTTCTCAAATGCATTGATTCTTGAACAAACTTTGTTTTCTGATTCTAAAAAACTTCAAATTAAAGTTCTAGGgaaaaaactagtttttgcaACCAAAATACCAAGTGTATGCCAGCCAAAAATATTTGGCATGACTTAATTTCATCCGAACAAGCAACAAAACCTGTAGTGACAAAATCTGTAGTGAAGGAGttgatatttgctatacaaacaGTCAGGAGACTGAGCTAATGCATGTAGCTTAGTGATTGTGGTTTATTGTTATTCTGATATATTGTCATAAGCCAATCTTTAGTAAAAATTGATCTAGGGAATTGATTTTTTATCTATTTGGGAGAATTTACTCAATTCATTGAAGTTAGGATAGCTAAACAActgagaattgaattgtggTGCTTTGGGGAGAATTGTGAATTGAATCATTTTTTACACGACCTATGATGCTATGATACAAAAGAATTGGGAATATGTTAATTAGAATTGAATTGAACCGAGTCATTTTTTAAATCCTTGAAAACATCTCTAAAATATTGTAGCATTTACCAACATCAATTTATCAACATTGTTATAAATAATCACTTTTTTTTACAACTATCACATCAAAATTCAATGAAGTCTGATTAAACAGCGGCTTACTTACATTTTGCATGCTCATGGTGATATGATGAAGTCCTGTGCCGCCTGATACTTTTCAAAGCTGGTAAGCAGATAAAACCTAAAACCAACCAAACAATATTGGTTATCACAATACTACTAATGCAAACTGCTTTGAATAGCAGTCAacattatagttaataggtctaatAATCTGTAACTAGCATGTCTTAAGCCCAATTGCAACTTGCAACACGTTTCCTTTAGCAAGTCTGATGTAATATCAATCAAATATTAATTTGATGTAAAATAACGTAGCAAATAATGTGATAATCGCCTATTTTCTCTCAAACAagctttattgatttattaattCCTTTTAATGACGTTCATGTTGAAGTTGCTGAAACGGAGTATCTAAATCGAATTTCAAACAACATTCATAGCATTAATTTACAATGATGAAACTAAAAATCCAACGTTTTAAAAAGAAACTAGGAGAATTAACAATTTTATGATAAGAAATTTTTTATGTCTGCTCATATTTCTTTTTCAACTAAATTGACCGTCCAATTATTTGCGCGATCTTTCCACGGACAATGCTACAACGCGTGGCAACTAGTGTGGTTATTTCTCAATGCACTATAATAGCTTAAACGATGTAATAAAAAGTATACATAACATAGGcctatgtatttaataaaatattacaacGCTTACACATGCAGCAATCAGATGTTATGAActttagaaaaatatatttctaacctATTGACTCTACTTTAAAGACTAACGCAGAGTATGGCGACTAAACGGTAgattattgataataaaacgaATATTTGACCAAATCCTCAGCATAACTTTGTCTTACCTACCAACGAATCGAGGAACTTTTCCAACGAGAGTAGAGAATTACAACAACCAATACGATTACAACGACGATTACAAAGACTAGGTGTCTTTAATTTTGCGGTAGCACGGGCTAATGTCGGGAGGTTTCACATTAATACTGTATTCTGAAAAAGGGTGAAAATCTAGAAAACTCGCAAGCATCAGAACGATTAGAAACTTGTAAACCTAAAAGCAAAGTAACGATGCTTTTATCGTATAAATAACTTCAGTCTATTAACTAAAAAAGCTGCAAATCTGATTCGCTAAGAAGGAAATATTAATTGTGACAATGCAACTCCTACTTAAAATGGGAGATGGCACGTTCATCTGatgtatttttcaataaataattatataatttatctGTATAAACTTGAGAAGCACAATTTGTCGTTTTAAAAGTTTCTTGATCAGCTCACACACTTTTTAAGAGCGTTCTAATGTgctagtatgtatatttattttttcacagGTTTTATTGCAAGAAAGGATATTTGATTGGCTTACAGTTTGATAAATTGTTGCTGGCTTATCAGAGTGAGTTTTGAAGAGAATTATTGCACACAAAAAGGACTCTGTGATTTTGGTTGAACATGTCTGAATCTAGTGGAAAGAGAACCTCAACAACCAGAGACATGCTCAATCCCGGAGATCAAATTCAGGTTGGAAGTGACCTTTCTTTGGGATATGAATCCCAAATTGCGGTTTGCAGGTCAAGCGTTCTAAACCACTAGCCATAGCTGCTCTCAGTAAATTATTATACATTGCAGTCATCTGACTACACTAATATACTGTTATAAAAAATTCTATTTGTATGTATAGACCTACTCATCCATATATTAACCTATACGTACATATTacctatacagtatatgttttGTGTATAGAATTACTGTGTACCTACAGACTCAGCTGTGTCAGCCTATGTATGTTTTGCATAAAGTTATTCATTTTTCTCACTTTTTAGAGGGATTTTTTGTGTCGTTTAAAGTGTGTACAACTACTATATAGTACTTAAGCCCCACCAACCCTCTATTTAAGTTGATGTCGAGCTCTAGATAAGACACCGGCAGTGCAAGCTAAAAAGCAATCGGCCTACTCCCTTTTCTTACCTACATACAAAGAGCACCAGGATTTCAGACACAAACACTCAGCCTGGGTTTCATTGCAGATTGTATCGCACCAGCAATAACTCTGTTCAATTGAGAGCCACTAAGTCGTTTGCATCAGCAGGCTAACCAGTTGCACTAGCAAACAGCTATAATATTTATCTGCTGCATTGACCTAGAAATACCCGTTGTTCTCACTGTCTGTAGACATGGTTATTTACTCCTAGCAAGCCGTGGAGATATCTGTGATCAATTTAGCCAGTCATTTTAGAATTGCACATTCTTTCTCTGAAAGCCAAGAGAACTTTAAAATTAGAAGTAATATCAGTCCACTTcgcttgcaacaaaaatatgtAACAGCTAAAATTTAGACCTTGACTCTAAATAAAAGTTGTCAATATTGTGATTACTAGAAAACAACTCACACCTGAGTTTCAACGTCTTCAAGGCACATTACTCACATGATTTGTACATAACGAAACATGTGCGGAAGACAGTCATACTAGAAAAGCCTTATTTTTTGTGGCAGCATGAGCTCTGATCACTGACAGCACGAATATGCAATGCCTTCACTAATGTTGAAAATCAGTCAGAAAAAACTAGTGAGAGTATTGCATTAGTCAATGAAATTGTCAAATCATGAGTCAAATTTTGTTACAAGAGTAGGCAACTCCAAGAAGAACATTCCAACTGATAGTTCAGGTCTGCAGCAGaatattttgcattttctaaataaatgaaatagagagcaatttgaaaaaatattctaGAGATAGAGTTAGGTGTacttgtttataaaataatttctagCGATAGGCTGCTCATAAAGTGTTTTGAGCATAAGCAATGTCTAATGATTTGGCATGCGTTGGTGTTGTCTAACTTAAGTGTATTGGAATAGATGCAGAATCAAGAAATTTATGCATcagttaattttaaaacatgtaaAACCAGACAATCCACATTTAGATGGATTGTCTAGTTTTACATGTATCagatttttttcatatattGAAAAATCCATTACATAACAGCGTAAGTAGTTGTCAAGAAATAATTTCTTTCACTATGACCCATATGTCTGTTTTAAATACTTAGAGAATTGTAGCAtaaatgttggagttgtctacctGATGATAGATCAGCAGTTTTGTCACATAAAACACCTTTTCTTTCCACTTTCTTCCATGCACGCAAGGCAACTAAGATTGTTTATAGTTGTGGCTTGTGTATGATAGCATAACTCTACTCAGCTCAGTTACTAGCAGTCTAGTATT of the Watersipora subatra chromosome 4, tzWatSuba1.1, whole genome shotgun sequence genome contains:
- the LOC137393629 gene encoding mediator of RNA polymerase II transcription subunit 8-A-like encodes the protein MSMQNKAEEIKLEQSLDSMIQQVNEIKASINQFLYKLDHEHETLSWPSVLDSFALLSSQINSFHKMLASDRLAPLKNYVFVPIQLNPDRDVALEKLTENRMSAFNHEVVPDYLRTKQEIDVEQKIKSVSDKTSILTTDATTKQINALNKSTSSLCTHIQSKRDDHRSEEGQRRIPESYSKQDTKALVAATAHGKGLVDPRPSMPVVAQHQTMRNELPPHHNLMQRAPVPTINMGGPSRSSQMRPNVRMQPYPYR